The genomic interval TAATTTTAGATGGTGACGAGAACTTTGTTAGGTTTAATGAAgatgagtatttttacttcaATAAATTCCCTGCGTAATGCGTCTTCTTTAACTAATTCAACAACATTTTTTATGTTAGAAAGTTAACATTTGACATTTTGTATCGTAggatttgttattttcatgTTTGAGTTAAAAACTATAGTTCAAACATGAAACAATGATCTAATTATCACTTTTATAGATCTTAATCCTAGAGTTTGTTATTTGCTAGCAAGATAAAATTActcaataataaaaattagcaAGCATAATAGTTTGACTTGACTCTTTCATCAAGTGTTGCTTGCCATGCAAGTTTAATAGCTCTACCAAGCCTCGAGGACAAGGAGCCACACAAAAAGTTTACTATGTAGGAGAGCCGCTGCAAGAAACCCTATAGGACTTCCGTCTCTAAACTTACTATTCCATCTTCTTGCCCTAACCCTCTTATTCCATCTCTTTGTCGGCGATGACTAATATAACGGCTTCAGCCGTCTTCTATTCTCAAAGGAGATCTTCTAATCTATTAATCCATACTGCTTTTTCAATCAAGTCAAACCCCGTGATCGTGGAGGCGCATGGTTTTTGTGGAGTACTGATGGCAGTGATGGTGAAATATGAGACTCAAGTGCTTAATGGGAGAAGAGATACTGGGTTGCTTGTATTAGAGGAGGAAACTCTAGATCTAGGGTTTCAGTTTCTATGACAATCTTTTTAACACAGATTCTCCCCTTCATAGGTAGATGGAGGTGAGTTTCTATGGTGCAAGATTATGGTTGCAACTTGGTTTTTGTCAGTGATGAACAACGGCCGGTGCCATACATGCGATGATGCGATTGCCCAAATCAATTTTCAATTTGGGCTTTTAGAATGTCCACCTATGGATTTGGGTCTTTAGAGCCCAACACAATTTAGTTTAGTATATTGCATATTGCTATGCTTGTATCAATCATAGAATATGCAAACTTAGTTCGATTTGAGCTTATTACCGAAAAAATAGTTCTATGTCGCATACTAATTTTGAGTTTAGACTCTTAATCTCTTGTGTGATTTGTTGATACAACGGAGGGGTATGTAATGAATATTCATATAAAAAACCTATGGTTATTGTAAAAGAAAAAGTGTTCCTTGCCATGCGGTTACATCAATATTACCAGTAAATGGTTAATGTAATCTTTTAAATAGAAGCTTCCATGATTAGGTTATAGGCATTTTAGGAAAAgtataaaaattcaaattttattattttgtaaaagtaaattgaAGGTTCGCTAACTAAAAATGTCAAAGTGTTGATTCCCGAGGTGTGAATAAAAACTTCATCCACTCTATCTTAGCataaatatttattaaataaatataaaaggtagattaaaagtatatataaaattataaagtaTATGTAATAACTTTAAAAGaacattttaaatttaaatattttaacGTTTGGCTATTTAGAGAGTGAGATAGCTCAAATTAATGTAAAAGTTGTAATTTTGTGCAGCTATTATTTTTGTAAGAACCCAAACATGCTCttcaaaaataattaaagaaagaGTATACTAAAGATACTCTTTAGACTATAAGTTAATCCTCTCCTAACGATTGACACCCAGAGCGAACCAACGGTTAAATAGTCCGTAAAGATGACATGTACTATCAACACGGTACAAAGCCTAATTATCACCAAAGCACAAGGGACAAAGCCTTAAAAAATAGGAAACAAAACCTTACAAAAATAGGAAAAAACAAACTGAGGTCATGAGACCCAAGCTGACCTAAACCAAAACTAACTGACCTGCGCATATGCTCAGATAGCTTGGGCCCACCTCCAATGGATATCTAGAGATTGGTTGGCCATGGATTCTTTCAGCAGGCCGCTGCCACCCGTTGGCTGTAGATCAGTCACCTCAGTGTTGACGCACAACCTCCACCACCAAATCACCACCCAAGAGTCCTAGACCAAGATGCAGCACACCACCCATCCAAAATCATCCCAACAACCCTGAATATCAAATCTATATTGAAATATCAACTCATGGTTGCCGCTTTCCCATCTCATGAATACCAATCCGACACCCGCTGCACCCGTCGACAAAACCCAATTGAAAACTaagaatcgaaccttggtcatccaaggcacccaacaactcctcaaccattccaacagattcagtttttgttatatttatgcacactttaatatatatatatatataaggagataaactcatgataaaaataaaaatgcttgtggtgggattcgaaccttggtcatccaaatgatccaacaaatcctcaatcattccaacagattcagtttttgttatatttatgcacactttaatatatatacatctaaatactttcaaatttttaaattaattttttaataaatatatatatatatattaaaataattttaattgccgtgtccaccacgtgtccgtgtccaaaaaaatttctatatgccgtgtctacgtatcgaatcgtgtccaatacggacactcgtgtccgtgttcGTGCTACATAGCCTATATTTTGTTATGAGCATATTCAAAAAGCTTAACTTTAGGTTGGATCTCAAGTTTCTACAACTTTCTTAGCAACTGTATTGGATCATGTTTTTGTGCTCAAGCATATCGTAACAAAGTGGCAGACTTGacttaaaattttcaattgAGGATGGTCTCCCAAATAATTTCATCTTCTTGATTTGAAACAGGTAAAGGCACACAAAGAATATGATCACCTAAACTTATATCAAGAATGAtacaaaagtttagtttattccATTTTCACTTAAATTTTGGTACTCCACGGACTCATCCAAATATATCCCCAAAAGACTGCTTGTTGGTAACAAATCAATTAAAGGATGATCAAGGACTATTTAAAGGTCCAATTTTTTCTTACCATTTTCAACAATCCATCGCATACCTTTCACTACTTTAGCAAGGGTAGTGTCGGTCATTCGATGATATACTCAGTCAACAATTCAATGATATTGGGAATCTTAATCGACATCTAGATATGGTTAATTGGCAATGATGTGCACACCATCGCATTGGGCAAGTGCTAGACCCCCCTTCCAACATCTGCTGCCGATCCTCCTCTATCTTAAACTGAAGCACAAAACGCTCTTCTTGGGCACACATAGTGATCCTATCACTCAAAACCCACAACTTGGTCATCATACAGAGTACGACATGTGGATCTACAAGACGACCACCTCCCATAAACAACTGTCGCCCCGCGGAAAAGTGATTCAACGAGGCAGATCGACCTCACCACTAAAAAAAAGGAACAAAAGAACATTTACCGTTCTCCCACATTGCAAGAGAGGCAGCAACATGAATCTAAGACTGCATCATCCACGATAAACAAGAAGAAATTAAGATGCTATGAAAAAGGCTTGGGACTAGAGAGAAAACTCCACACACAGCACTATCTCAAATTTAGATCAACAAAAAAACCTGTCACCGAAACGGCACCGTTAGTTCTTCCATTTCCAATAGTAGTGTGGTTTAAGACGACACCAAGATAGATAGATATTGGTGATGCTCCTGCTTGATCTTTTTATGGGGTTTGAAATCTTCTCTTATATATACTGTTTCCATTTTCTTGTTCATTAGTCTTTCTGTTGTTATATTTTATGCATACAGCAAGTAAATTCTTGTTGCAATTTACTATCGGTTGAtattagtatttttttttatgagtaATGCGtagaagaagatgagaagTATAACCATTACCTCGCTTTGTAATTTCAACTGGTTACTTTACTGTGATAAGGTCGTAACGTCTATCATATCCAGGTTTAACTAATAAGCATTAGTTTCCTCTTTTATTTACTTGAATGTCTTTGTTCATAGATGCTTCATGTATCAGGGAATGTGACTCTGTGTTTCTGGATTCCTGCCTTTTGTTAGCAAGAGAGATATGGGAAAATGACTGTTGCAGAAAACTATTGAAATCGACCTCAGAAACATGTGCTGTTCCGTGGATGTATTCTAGGAAGCTAATTAACCTGAGTATATTTAATACAGTTGTCTATGGTACAATCTTCTCATCCTCAATATTAATGGTATATTGTATGTTTAATTAGTGATACAATCACTACATGGAGCTAAGAAAATAGGCCTAGTTAGAGTTTCATACTGTGTTAAAAGTATATTCAACTAGATTATTATCGTATTTGCCATACTGAAAATAGATCCCAAACAGAAAGAAAAGGAGTAAAACAGAGGACTTCAGTTAAACTGATTCCTTAACTTATCTCCTTCTCTCCTTTTTGTCGTTTCTACCTCTTCCAGTAATCTGTATTATATCTCTGACTACATTATCTTCTCTAgtatgcctttttttttcaaagttATACACTTGTGTGTCATTTGTATTTTGTAATGTTCTTAGAAATTGTGTACAGTATTCACTGTATTTGTGTAATGTTATATATCAATAAAATAGGAACTAAGTACCTTAGTAGTCATGGGGAATATTTCTCTGAACCAAAAAGTTTGCAAATTTCTTGCATATACATTTTGGAGGAAATTAATTACCTGTAATCGTATCTACTGGCTCTAAGTAGTTAAAGAGCATCATAGTCTGAGCTACCAGATTGTGTTTGacaaacaacaatatatagaTAGGCCTATTGTTGTGTTTGGCAAATGTCTTATGGGAAACTAATTGTCATAGTTGCTTGGTACAATGTTACATCTTCTAAAATAAATGCAGCCCATGTTTCTGTGGAGCTATGAACTTCTTTGGGATTTGCTGCTGTAGTAATGATAAAAAATGGAAAAGTAAAGTTCATCTAATTTTCCCTGCTGAATAGGTTAGGGAAATTCCAAAACTTGAAAATGCTGAATCTTTTTCCAAAATTCTTGACCTTTGTTAAAGAACACAACATCCCACCACTGTCCTATTGAACTATGCTTCTTCTATCTGCACTCTGATGGATTCTATTACGTGCATCCCTCATAGTCCCATCCCaaaaacaaagaggatttaTGATGAAGCGTTCAGCATAGCACACATATTACAACTGCGAACTTTTACACTGACGCGATGGCCATAGGTATACTTGCTTGATTAGTTGAGTTCATTTATTTCTGTGTCTGATGATTACTTCTTTCTTGGTTGTAGGTATGAAACTGAGCTCATCCAAGAAAGTATCAGAACAGTGATGGAACAAAATGCTTCTGCATTCAAATTGTGGTCATTCTAAAAAgtcatttgatttgattttagtCTAAAGATGAGGCATTTTAAATGAGGATTCGTGGGGCTTTTTGGTAGGCATCATTTAGAGTTTACTTAGCTATTTTTTGCCAGTGTCAAAGAGGTTTTGTGCAACATATGGCCATCTGCAAAATCAACCTCAATTTTGGAGGAACATGTTACTGATTAATTAAAAGGTTCTCCTTGATATAGATCAATAAAGTGGCTGGGAAAACTTGCCAGATAGCTGGAAAAGTAGAATTGTAACTGGAACCAGAAATATTCTTGTGGAAATAATTCTGTGGAAGGTGATTGATATACACAAACCAAATTGCCAGGTAAACAATCAGGAAGCTTTCAGGAAAATCTGCATGAAGAAGATTGTGATTTGGGATTGTGTAAGATGCTGATCAAGGGGTGTGAATATCAAGTTTCAGTTGgttgttgatgatgaagaacCTACCAAACATGTTTAGTTCATGATAAATATATTGGATACTGGAGGAGCCTAATTCCCATATCTTGAAATtacatatttacatataagatgaagaaaaaagCAGCAAATTCTGATGTCGGAAGAGTGGATTGCTTCTACTTTCCTAGGAGATAGAAAGTGTGTGAACTAACAGATATTTTCAAATGGAATGGCTTTCCTAGGTTGTTGAAATGCTGTAACAAATGATGTTTACATGGGTGACTAAATGATATTTGAATCTGACACGAGAAAGATGAGGATACTGGATAAATATGCAGCTCAATTCTAAGATGCATTTCCATAAAGATACTATTACGGGTCTGAACAAAGGTCAATAACAGAAAATGCATCCCCCTTTCCTAGAGTTTGACTTTCTTGGTCTTCTCGTACCCTTAAAACCTCTCTCAAGGTGGATTCTTTTGTTCAGAGTGCTTGCTTTGGCTGGTATTTTTTCAATGGTGATGAGTTGCCAAAGAGCCCCATCATCTTTATCATCAGCTTCTCGATGTGTTTTTGAGTCTCAGGGGTGCAGACACCCGAGTGGGATTCATCTCCCATTTGTACGATGAACTTGCGTACTGGCAAGCAATCAGGACTTTCAAGGATGATAGAGAGCTACAAGTTGGAGCAAGTATCTCTCCGGAGCTACTTAGCGCAATCGAACAGTCTCATCTTGCCATCGTTGTCCTCTCACCAAACTATGCTACTTCTGGGTGGTGCTTGGATGAACTTGCCAACATCATTGAATCCATGGAAACAAGGAATAACACAATCCTGCCCGTCTTCTTTCATGTGGATCTGTGCCATGTACGGTACCAAAGGGGAAGCTTTGCTCAAGCTTTTGCCAAGCATGAAGAAAGATATGGTAATGGCACAGATAAGTTGAACAAGTGGAGAGCAGCTTTAGCAAAAGTAGCCAGTCTGTCTGGATGGGATTTGAAGAATTATGAGTAAGCATCTGTTAACCACTTCATTGctattttttacttttgaaaTCGTTGCATACAAGTAACTAGTTATATATTGATGCATTTTATTTAACATGTATCTCAGCCTGATCATTACAGTACTTGATTTTTGCATAGATCTGAGAGAGAGCTCATCAAAGTCATTGTCAAATGTGTATGGAGTAAGGTGCGTCCTACAATTACATTGTTAAACTCCACAGACAAGTTAGTTGGAATTGATTTTAGACTTGTGGAATTGGGTATTCTGTTAGCTCCTGAGGCAAATGATGTTCGGTTTATAGGGCTATGTGGTATGAGTGGGATTGGTAAGACAACCCTGGCTAAGCTAgtatatgagagaatttctcATCAGTTTGAAGTCAGCAAGTTTCTTTCTAATGTTAGAGAGGTGTCTTTGAAACATGGCACTCTAGTTGAACTTCAAAAGCAGCTTCTTTCCCCAATTTTGAAGGAAAAAATTGCACAAATTTGGGATGAACAAGAAGGAACCTCTTTTACTAGGAAATGCTTGTTTAATAAAAAGGTTCTTCTGATTGTTGATGATGTTGATCATTGTTGGCAACTCGAAATATTGGTTGGAAATAAATCTTGGTTTGGTAATGGAAGCAGAATTATTGTTACAAGTAGAGATAAACGTCTCCTTATTGAGCGAGACATAGAGACACTCTATGAAGTTGAAAGATTGAGTCCCAATAAATCTCTTGAGCTATTCAGCCAAAATGCATTCTGTAAAGATAAGCCTGAGGAAGATTTTGCACAGATGTCAGAGTGTTTTGAAGATTATTCAAAAGGGCTTCCATTAGCTCTTAAAGTTTTGGGCCGTTCTTTGTATAAAAGAGATATAGGTGCATGGAAAAGTGCATTGgataaactaaagaaaaatcCTGTTCCAGCAATTTTTGATACCCTCAAATTGAGTTTATGAAGTGCTAGATGAAATGGAgaggagtatctttctggatgttgcattttttttacaagGGGATGGACAGAAAGTGAGTAATTCACATTTTTGAAACTAGTGGCGTTTGTGGTTCAATTGGGATGGATGTTCTGATTGAGAAATCTCTCTTAACTAttgttaggttaatattaacctagtaatgtttgccttattcttattcttttgctttatatttttgtatatttatttatttctttttacgtttcctactcatgctaggaaaatgtgcaaatgatcggaaacacgtcaagaagagtggatttagcgcacattatggattcgggtgaaagtttcaagccaaaaagagcaaatgtggagatttcataagaaaagaaaagtcaacgccggaaaatgccggttaaactccggcgatgagaaggtggttgccggaaatggtggtggttaaagtcaataagtcaatgaagcatattggtgaattatgaattgtaaattttaatttacaatttaaattcaaaatagaagaagacaaatgaaggagacaatttcaagaacaagatcctcaatttgtgctccatgaattggggatttaaatttaaaatagaagaagacaaatgaaggggaccatttcaagaacaagatccacaatttgtgcttctacatttgtccaccatatttaaccattcatccccttacatctccaccattcatttgtgaccttaaggcctttaaatactctcattcttcacaaattcgtgcattctccttcaccacactaaaactccatcaaaacttcatattttccatagttttaacatagttttcttaggcctaagtcatagatatcaagttgtgcaaagaaaagtgtaaagtgtcttgagttttcaccaaaaactaaagatccTTTACACtcttgatcaatcacaaacttgtttcatagatttgggtcacttcactctcttatcctctactcatactctttctcaacccttgttctttgtttctagattgtgtggataaagtatggtgttcatggagttcttctattgttagaacccattaataccatacttagaagcattttctttcttattacatctttgtgggtagtaaacctttagaggtacggtttggtatcatttataccaaacccttggtaatctcttctctctttactctacttctcttttgatgtatttaattttcaaaggttgttgtatttaatgggttgtgagtagttggatttgagactaggctagccctagccaaactcatgtgctaatgaattcattttacttttaattgatgttgatgcatgttgaatctatgggcttctacacttaaaatgtttactaaatgtgttactagttttgtcacctagaaacatgtttagataattaatgaatcggaacttgaacttgacaacttcttgaatccgtgagcatgggtagcctttaggtggtggcttagtgtttcttatgggaaatattaagttgcttgaatttcttaccatgaacttaatgcttgtgccatgagtgtaattactctaagggggtgttatgcttgtggtacatagcccacttgtattataaggtaatataattgggactaaggttttgtgatttaatttggctccaaaagactttgttaaattgcatgattagttggtttcttggtagcttcaccaaagcactagggggaagtttgtcaaacatgttatgcattaatcttgagttacatttgtgcatgagtaaggctaggtgcaatgcctaagtctcgactcctcttttgattctatctctacatttacctttctttgttgttttagtgcaagaattagtttacttagcttaattctaaaatcaaccaagtcgatttactaccacttgttaataccatctccatgattcttagcttccaaagggctaaggttgtgaacttgtaaaaagttagaatgcatgtttttctagtttttcttgcgaaaatctagttagagttgagtttcccccaatcccttgggtacgatactctacactttcccttactaaaacttgacctcctATACTTGGGAGTAGGTAGTTTCACCCATAAATTcacataatcatacttaagtgattcaaccaacaagtttttggcgccgttgccggggattgaggtaaaacttaattcctattaggtttctaagggactagagaacccatttttttttctagtttacttttttttatgtttaatttttgtaaatatCTACCTTACTTTTGAAGTTGGCGCAAGTACTTTTGATAAGTGGAATGTTAGTTGTggtaagaagaaaataaattgcatGCATGTTTAAAATGGAAAAGTAATCTTgcctaattattatttacttattacTTGTGCAAGCTCACATTCTAGTTGGttaaaatttgtaaatttaaatataagGTACTCACTTTCTTTAGAATTAGAGGTTGATTGGAACTTGTAAATTTCAAAGTAAATTGGATTAGGGGCTTTATCCTTGTACCGTCGAGTTTAATCAC from Argentina anserina chromosome 2, drPotAnse1.1, whole genome shotgun sequence carries:
- the LOC126783986 gene encoding disease resistance protein Roq1-like; this translates as MAIGMKLSSSKKVSEQGADTRVGFISHLYDELAYWQAIRTFKDDRELQVGASISPELLSAIEQSHLAIVVLSPNYATSGWCLDELANIIESMETRNNTILPVFFHVDLCHVRYQRGSFAQAFAKHEERYGNGTDKLNKWRAALAKVASLSGWDLKNYESERELIKVIVKCVWSKVRPTITLLNSTDKLVGIDFRLVELGILLAPEANDVRFIGLCGMSGIGKTTLAKLVYERISHQFEVSKFLSNVREVSLKHGTLVELQKQLLSPILKEKIAQIWDEQEGTSFTRKCLFNKKVLLIVDDVDHCWQLEILVGNKSWFGNGSRIIVTSRDKRLLIERDIETLYEVERLSPNKSLELFSQNAFCKDKPEEDFAQMSECFEDYSKGLPLALKVLGRSLYKRDIGAWKSALDKLKKNPVPAIFDTLKLSL